From Oryza sativa Japonica Group chromosome 4, ASM3414082v1, one genomic window encodes:
- the LOC4335469 gene encoding uncharacterized protein, translating to MMVPLDPSSKPTSQRRIAEGDTVVVYERHDAMRAVAVLPGAVLQNRFGVFRHDDWIGRPFGCKVHSAASAGGGGARGGKGKGGGFVHLLAPTPELWTLVLSHRTQILYLADISLVVSYLELVPGCLVLESGTGSGSLTTSLARAVAPHGRVCTFDFHDQRAASAREDFERNGLTSIITVAVRDIQGQGFPEEHTGAADAVFLDLPQPWLAIPSAGTMLKQDGVLCSFSPCIEQVQRACEAMRSCFTDIRTFEILLRTYEVREGGLKGATTNEESNAVPLAQKKRKLLAAAETLDVKQNSSSVMVRPCSTARGHTGYLTFARLRVHGN from the exons atGATGGTGCCGCTGGATCCGTCATCCAAGCCCACCTCCCAGCGCCGCATCGCGGAGGGGGACACCGTCGTGGTGTACGAGCGCCACGACGCcatgcgcgccgtcgccgtgctcCCGGGGGCCGTGCTCCAGAACCGATTCGGCGTCTTCCGCCACGACGACTGGATCGGCCGCCCCTTCGGCTGCAAGGTCcacagcgccgcctccgccggcggcggaggggctcGCGGGGGCAAGGGGAAAGGCGGCGGGTTCGTCCACCTCCTTGCGCCCACCCCTGAGCTGTGGACGCTCGTGCTCAGCCACCGGACGCAGATCCTCTACCTCGCCGACATCAGCCTCGTCGTCTCCTACCTCGAGCTCGTCCCCGGGTGCCTCGTGCTCGAGTCCGGCACCGGGAGCGGCTCCCTCACCACctcgctcgcccgcgccgtcgccccgcaCGGCCGCGTCTGCACCTTCGATTTCCACGACCAGAGGGCCGCCTCCGCAAG GGAAGATTTTGAGAGGAATGGCCTGACCAGCATAATCACAGTCGCAGTTCGGGACATACAAGGACAAGGGTTCCCTGAGGAACACACTGGTGCTGCCGATGCTGTGTTCTTGGACTTACCCCAGCCTTGGCTTGCAATACCTTCTGCGGGGACTATGCTAAAGCAAGATGGAGTTTTATGCTCCTTCTCACCCTGCATTGAGCAAGTGCAGCGGGCTTGCGAAGCTATGAGATCATGTTTCACAG ATATTAGAACCTTTGAAATTCTTCTTCGCACCTATGAAGTACGAGAAGGTGGTTTGAAGGGTGCCACAACCAATGAAGAGTCTAATGCAGTGCCTCTTgctcagaaaaaaagaaaacttcttGCTGCTGCAGAAACTTTAGATGTTAAGCAGAATTCTTCTAGTGTTATGGTTAGGCCTTGTAGCACTGCTAGAGGACACACTGGCTACCTGACATTTGCGAGGCTTCGTGTGCATGGAAACTAA
- the LOC4335470 gene encoding 7-deoxyloganetin glucosyltransferase gives MIPYPAQGHVTPMMKLAKLLHARGFHVTFVNTEFNHRRMLASRGAAALDGGVPGFRFAAIPDGLPPSDADATQDIPALCHSTMTTCLPYVVALLAELNDPTSGVPPVTCVVADAIMSFAYDAARRIGVPCAALCTPSACGFVGYSHYRQLVERGLVPLKDAAQLADGYLDTVVDGARGMCDGVQLRDFPSFIRTTDRGDIMLNFIMREAERLTLPDAVILNTFDDLERPALDAMRAILPPVYTVGPLHLHVRHVVPKGSPLDTAIGSNLWKEQDGRPPRSVVYVNYGSITVMTNEQLLEFAWGLAHSGYPFLWNVRPDLVKGDAAVLSQEFLTAVEGRSMLTTWCPQEQVIEHPAVGVFLTHSGWNSTLESLCAGVPMLSWPFFAEQQTNCRYKRTEWGVGMEIGGEVERSDVAATIREAMEGEKGREMRRRAAEWKEMATRVTLPGGTADINLTRLIDEVLLSGGKKRQALDARD, from the coding sequence ATGATCCCGTACCCGGCGCAGGGCCACGTCACGCCGATGATGAAGCTGGCCAAGCTGCTCCACGCCCGGGGCTTCCACGTCACCTTCGTCAACACCGAGTTCAACCACCGCCGCATGCTGGCATCgcggggcgccgccgcgctcgacggcggcgtgccGGGGTTCCGCTTCGCCGCCATCCCCGACGGCCTCCCGCCGTCTGACGCCGACGCCACCCAGGACATCCCCGCGCTCTGCCACTCCACCATGACCACCTGCCTACCCTACGTCGTCGCTCTCCTCGCCGAGCTCAATGACCCGACCTCCGGTGTGCCGCCGGTCACGTGCGTCGTGGCGGACGCCATCATGTCGTTCGCGTACGACGCGGCGAGGCGGATCGGCGTGCCGTGCGCCGCGCTGTGCACGCCGAGCGCCTGCGGCTTCGTGGGGTACAGCCACTACCGGCAGCTCGTCGAGCGCGGCCTCGTGCCGCTCAAGGACGCGGCGCAGCTCGCCGACGGGTACCTTGACACGGTGgtggacggcgcgcgcggcatGTGCGATGGCGTCCAGCTGCGCGACTTCCCCAGCTTCATCCGCACCACGGACCGCGGCGACATCATGCTCAACTTCATCATGCGCGAGGCCGAGCGGCTCACCCTCCCCGACGCCGTCATCCTCAACACCTTCGACGACCTCGAGCGGCCGGCGCTGGACGCCATGCGCGCCATCCTCCCACCGGTCTACACCGTCGGGCCGCTCCACCTCCACGTTCGCCATGTCGTCCCCAAGGGCAGCCCACTGGACACAGCCATCGGCTCAAACCTCTGGAAGGAGCAGgacggccggccgccgcgctccgTCGTGTACGTCAACTACGGCAGCATCACCGTGATGACGAACGAGCAGCTGCTGGAGTTCGCGTGGGGCCTCGCCCACAGCGGCTACCCGTTCCTCTGGAACGTGCGCCCCGACCTCGTCAAGGGCGACGCCGCCGTGCTTTCACAGGAGTTCCTCACCGCCGTGGAAGGCCGCAGCATGCTGACGACATGGTGCCCGCAGGAGCAGGTGATCGAGCACCCCGCGGTGGGCGTGTTCCTGACGCACTCTGGGTGGAACTCGACGCTGGAGAGCCTCTGTGCCGGTGTGCCAATGTTGAGCTGGCCCTTCTTCGCCGAGCAGCAGACGAACTGCCGGTACAAGCGCACGGAGTGGGGCGTCGggatggagatcggcggcgaggtggagcggAGCGACGTGGCCGCCACGATACGGGAGGCCatggagggggagaaagggcgGGAGATGCGGCGTCGCGCGGCGGAGTGGAAGGAGATGGCCACGAGGGTGACGCTGCCCGGTGGAACCGCGGATATCAACTTGACAAGGCTTATCGACGAGGTGCTGCTCAGTGGTGGGAAGAAGCGTCAAGCTTTGGACGCCCGTGACTGA